One region of Miscanthus floridulus cultivar M001 chromosome 19, ASM1932011v1, whole genome shotgun sequence genomic DNA includes:
- the LOC136528908 gene encoding xyloglucan endotransglucosylase protein 7-like, with product MRSSAGRLRRLLALAVLSVALSVATAAVAGGDHNFQRDFDVVWGAGNARFRDGGRTVELSLDERTGARLQSKQRYLFGRFDLEMKLVPGESAGTITSFYICTGGARHDEVDFEFLGNSSGEPYLLHTNIFSDGRGEREQQFALWFDPTRGFHTYTILWNPHNIVLYVDGVPIRVFANNAAAGVPFPARQPARVFASIWDAEDWATLGGRVRTDWNSAPFVATYRRYNVTNACVWEEEEEDGAGGGGGGGRARCPTALTAVPGGGPRRRRAPAWMARRMDWWSWMTLSWVRMNYMVYDYCADRRRFPHEFPPECAIPIGRS from the exons ATGCGCTCCTCTGCTGGTCGTCTACGCCGGCTGCTGGCCCTCGCCGTCCTCTCCGTTGCCCTGTCcgtggcgacggcggcggtggcaggcGGCGACCACAACTTCCAGCGGGACTTCGACGTGGTGTGGGGCGCGGGCAATGCGCGGTTCCGCGACGGCGGGCGGACCGTGGAGCTGTCCCTGGACGAGCGGACGGGCGCGCGGCTGCAGTCCAAGCAGCGCTACCTCTTCGGCAGGTTCGACCTCGAGATGAAGCTCGTCCCCGGCGAGTCCGCCGGCACCATCACCTCCTTCTAT ATCTGCACGGGCGGCGCGCGGCACGACGAGGTGGACTTCGAGTTCCTGGGGAACTCGAGCGGGGAGCCGTACCTGCTGCACACCAACATCTTCAGCGACGGGCGAGGGGAGCGGGAGCAGCAGTTCGCGCTGTGGTTCGACCCCACGCGGGGATTCCACACCTACACCATCCTGTGGAACCCGCACAACATCGTGCTCTACGTCGACGGCGTCCCGATCCGTGTCTTCGCCAACAACGCCGCGGCGGGGGTGCCGTTCCCGGCGCGGCAGCCGGCGCGGGTGTTCGCCAGCATCTGGGACGCCGAGGACTGGGCCACGCTGGGCGGGCGCGTCAGGACCGATTGGAACAGCGCGCCCTTCGTCGCCACCTACCGCCGGTACAACGTCACCAACGCCTGCgtctgggaggaggaggaggaggatggtgcaggaggtggtggcggcggcgggcgggcacGGTGCCCGACGGCGTTGACGGCGGTGCCCGGAGGCGGGCCGCGGCGGCGGAGGGCGCCGGCGTGGATGGCGCGGCGGATGGACTGGTGGAGCTGGATGACGCTCAGCTGGGTGCGCATGAACTACATGGTGTACGACTACTGCGCCGACCGGAGGCGGTTCCCGCACGAGTTCCCGCCCGAGTGCGCCATCCCCATCGGCAGATCCTGA